In the Brassica napus cultivar Da-Ae chromosome A7, Da-Ae, whole genome shotgun sequence genome, one interval contains:
- the LOC106380007 gene encoding photosystem II core complex proteins psbY, chloroplastic yields the protein MAATMATSATCMSLNPSPPKSPNQTKPISSSKPFITLPTPPKPTVSLAVTSTALAGAVFSTLSYSEPAFAAHQIAELAAAAAGGSDNRGLALLLPIVPAIGWVLFNILQPALNQINKMRESKGVVAGLGIGGGLAASGLLTMPPEASASVVNQMAAVAEAAAKGEDNRGQLLLFVVAPALLWVLYNILQPALNQLNKMRSE from the coding sequence ATGGCGGCGACAATGGCAACATCAGCCACATGCATGTCCTTAAACCCATCTCCTCCTAAGtccccaaaccaaaccaaacccatCTCCTCATCAAAACCCTTCATCACCCTCCCAACACCACCAAAACCCACCGTCTCTCTCGCCGTCACAAGCACCGCCCTCGCCGGCGCCGTATTCTCCACCCTCAGCTACTCCGAACCCGCCTTCGCTGCCCACCAGATCGCCGAGCTCGCGGCAGCGGCCGCGGGAGGTAGCGACAACCGAGGACTAGCTCTTCTCCTCCCGATCGTCCCGGCGATCGGATGGGTGCTCTTCAACATTCTCCAGCCAGCTCTCAACCAGATCAACAAGATGCGCGAGAGCAAAGGAGTCGTCGCGGGTCTTGGCATCGGCGGTGGTCTCGCTGCGTCAGGGCTTTTGACTATGCCTCCGGAGGCCTCTGCTAGTGTAGTTAACCAGATGGCGGCGGTGGCGGAAGCGGCTGCGAAAGGCGAAGACAACAGGGGACAGTTGTTGTTGTTCGTGGTTGCACCGGCTCTACTTTGGGTTCTTTACAATATATTGCAGCCTGCTTTGAACCAACTCAATAAAATGAGGTCTgagtaa